The Paenibacillus sp. FSL H7-0357 nucleotide sequence CTGGACCACGCCCAGGAGCTGTCTCCGGAAGTCGCCAAATCACATATTGATCTTTACGTGAACGAGTTCTCGATGAATCTCGGGGAGGACGGCTACGCAGCAATCTCTGCTCTGCTGAACCGCGCCGCGGCCGAGGGTCTCGTGCCCGCCGTTGCTCCTGAGCTGCTTCGTTAGAGCATCAAACAGATGACTTCGGAAGCTTTTAAATTTACAATGAAGCTAAAGATCAGTGATGGGAGAGGATTCAATGATTCCTGCAGGCAACAGCAAGCAAAACATCGACCGCTTCTTGGGATTTCAGGACGAATACGACCGTTACCGCCCGGAAGCCCCGCAATTGGTTACTGAATTGTTGACGAATTACTTGGGCAGCCGCCCTGCCCTCGTGGCCGACATAGGCTGCGGAACAGGACTGTCCACCTTTCTGTGGAGAGAGGGTGCCGGCTCTGTAGTCGGCATAGAACCTAACCCCGACATGCTGGCCAAAGCGCTTGACAAGCTTGCCCGGCAAGGACAGCAACAATCCCTGTCCTTTGTCCAAGGATACTCCAACCAGCTGCCCTTTGACTCTGGCAGTGTTGATATCATCACCTGCTCCCAGTCGTTCCACTGGATGGAGCCGGTAAGCACACTGCAGGAAATCTCCCGCTGCCTGCGCCAAGGCGGGGTGTTCGCCGCTTATGACTGCGATTGGCCGCTCGTATTACAGGCGGATATTGAAACCCGCTACAAACAGCTGATATCCGCCGCCGATGAACTACTTGATGTACTCCAGCCAGCCGCCGAACAGGCGCATAAATGGGATAAAGAGGGACATCTGGGCCGGATAGAGGCCAGCGGCTGCTTCTCCTTTGCGCGGGAAATTGTTTTTCATAATACAGAAGAATGTGATGCCGAACGTTATGTCGGGCTGGCACTCAGTCAAGGCGGCATTCAAACCGTTCTGAAGCTCGGTTCTTCCGCACTGGAGCAGCTTATTTCCGATTTCTCCGCAGCGGTAGAGCAGTATTTCCAGAGCCGGACCCTGCCGGTACACATCAGCTACCGGATGAGAGTCGGGATCAAATAATACGTGAAACGGCTATCTTTCACCGCCCCAACAAAAAAAAGCGCCCAAATACGGAAACTCCGCATTTGGGCGCTTTCTACTGGCTATGACTAACTGGCATGTTATGGTTACCACCAGCTTATTTCTTGTTCATCTTGAACTTCAGGAACAGCTCGTTGTAATGGGCGAGCATCCGCTTGCCGAGGTTGTCGTAAACCTCCAGCCGGTCGGTAATTTCAGCCGGCGGATAGAAGCGGGTATCTCCGGAAATATCCTCCGGCAGCAGCGCAAGCCCTGGAACGTTAGGTGTAGAATAACCGACATACTCTGCATTCTTCGCCGCCACATCGGGACGGAGCATGAAGTCGATGAACTTATGCGCCCCTTCCACATTGGCTGCCGTGCGCGGAATGACCATGTTGTCGAACCATTTGTTCGAACCTTCCTCCGGCACCACATAATCGAGCTTGTCGTTCTCATCCATAATTTCTGAGGCGTCGCCGGACCATACGATCCCGACGGCTGCCTCTTCGTTCGCCAGCAGCATTTTGACCTCGTCACCGACAATAGCCTTCACATTGGGAGACAGCTTGTTCAGCTTGGCCAGTGCCTCCTGCAGGTGATCCTCATTCCGGTCATTGACGGAATAATGCAGGCTGTTCAGCGCCATCCCCATGACCTCACGGGCCCCGTCAACCAGGAAGATATTATTGTTCAGCCTGCTGTCCCACAGGGAATCCCAGCTGCTGAAATCAATCCCCTCCGTCATTTCCGGGTTGTAGATAATGCCTACTGTCCCCCAGAAATACGGCACCGAATACAGATTCCCCGGATCGAAGGAAAGATCCATGAACTGCGGATCAATATTGGCCAGATTCGGAATCTTGCTGTGATCCAGCGGAAGCAGCAGCTTCTCTTCCCGCATCTTGGCGATAGCATAGTCTGAAGGCACAACAACATCAAAGGTTGTCCCGCCCTGCTCGACCTTGGTCAGCATCGCCTCATTGGAATCAAAGGTCTGGTAAATGACCGTAATCCCGGTTTCTTCCTCGAACTGCTTCAGCAGTTCAGGTTCGATATAATCGCCCCAGTTATAGATGGTCAGCGTATTGCCGCCCGTATAGCCCTCAGCCGAATTCAGCCTGGAAGCCAGGAACATCAGCCCAAATGCGACGATGAGAATCGCCAGAAAAGCATTCACCAGTTGTTTCATCTAGGCACCCCCACTTCAGCGGCCGGCTCTGCGATATGAACCGCCGGGCGTTGCTTCCGGCGGTTCAGGAAATAATAACCGACGACAAGCAAGATGGTGAAGAGGAAGATCAGCGTGGACAACGCGTTAATCGACAGGGATACACCTTGCCGCGCCCGGGAATAGATTTCCACCGAAAGCGTCGAATACCCGTTGCCTGTCACGAAAAATGTCACCGCGAAATCATCCAGTGAATAGGTAAGGGCCATAAAGAAGCCGCTGAAGATCCCGGGTTTAATAATCGGCAGAATCACCTTGGTCAGCACATCGCGGCGGCTGGCCCCGAGATCACGCGCAGCATCGGTCAGCGTCGGGCTCATGTCCTGCAGATGCGGCAGAATCATCAGCACGGCAATCGGCACGCTGAATGCGACATGCGAGAGCAGGACCGACACGAAGCCGAGCTTGATCCCGGCAATCGTGAACAGGATCAGGAAAGACGCGCCGATAATGACATCGGGACTGACAATCAGCACGTTGTTCAGTGAGAGCAGTGTATTCTTAGCCCTCCGGCTGCGGATGCGCTGGATGGCCAGCGCCCCGATGATCGCAATCAGCGTAGCAATCGCCGAAGACAGCAAGGCGATCACCAACGTGTTAATCATAATAATCATCAGCCGCGTATCCTGCACAACCTCACGATAATAATCCAGCGTGAAGCCTTCGAAGCCATGCATCGTCCCGCCGCTGTTGAAGGAATAGTACATTAGGTAGAAGATCGGTGCGTACAGCACGGCAAAGACCAGCACCAGGTACAGATTTGAAATCCCATTCTTATTACTTCTCATGCCGCACCCCTTTCCGCGAGCTGCCCGACAGAATCATGAACAGCGCCATGATAACAATCAGGAAGACGGCAACAGTAGAGCCCATGCCCCAGTCCTGAGTGACCAGAAAATGCTGCTCAATGGCGGTGCCCAGCGTAATGACCCGGTTGCCGGCGATAAGGCGGGTAATCATAAACAGCGACAGCGCCGGAATGAATACCGCCATGCAGCCGGAGCGCACCCCGGAGATGGTCAGCGGGAAAATGACCCGCCGGAATGTCGTCCACCCGGAGGCACCCAGATCACGGGCCGCATCTACAAGGGACAGGTTCAGCTCATCCAGAGCGCTGAAGATCGGCAGGATCATGAACGGGATAAAGATATATACCGAGACAAAGACAAAGCTGAAACCCGTAAAGAGGATTTGCTGCTCTCCGATGCCCAGCAGGTCAAAGACATTGTTGACCGGCCCGAAGGTCCCAAAGATACCGATAAAGGCATACGTCTTCAGCAGCAGATTAATCCATGTCGGCAGGATAATCAGCAGTAGCCACAGCTGCTTATGCTTCGTCCGGGTCAGCAGATACGCCGCCGGATAAGCCACCAGCAGCGAGAACAGCGTAATCAGGATCGCGTACCAGAAGGAGTTGAGCATCATTTTCATATATACCGGTGTAAAGAAGTTCACGTAGTTGTCCAGTGTAAGATGCCCGTCCAGATCAAACAGGGAGTAGTAGACAACCAGCAGCACCGGCGCTATGACGAACAGGGCGATCCATAAGTAATAAGGGATGAGGAAATACGACCGGCCCTTACTCTTCATGGCTCTCCACCTCGCCGTAAGCTTCCAGACGTCTGTCGAATTCTTCCTCCGTTTCCCCGAAACGCATAACATGAATCGCTTCCGGATCGAAATACAGCCCGATCTCGCTGCCGACCTCCGCCTTGCGCGTGGAATGGACCAGCCATTCGTGGCCGGACCCGTCGTAGCAGCTGATCTCGTAATGCACGCCGCGGAACAGCTGGGAATCCACGCGGACGCGCAGTTTGCCTTGTTCAACGGCAGCAATCTCCAGATCCTCCGGACGGATCACGATCTCCACCGCTTCATTCGGCTTCAGCCCCGCATCCACACATTCAAAGCGGTGGCCGTTAAATTCAACGATATAATCCTCAATCATCACACCGGGCACAATGTTCGACTCGCCGATGAAATCAGCCACGAAGCGGTTGATCGGCTCATCATAAATATCGTTAGGCGTTCCGCTCTGCTCAATACGTCCGCCGTTCATGACAAAAATCCAGTCGGACATGGCCAGCGCTTCCTCCTGGTCATGGGTAACGAAGATAAAGGTAATGCCCAGCCGCTGCTGCATTTCCCGCAGAATGTACTGCATTTCCGTGCGCAGCTTCAGATCAAGTGCCGAAAGAGGCTCATCGAGCAGCAGCACCTGCGGTTCATTGACGATGGCCCGGGCAATCGCTACACGCTGCCTCTGTCCGCCGGACATTTCATTAATGGCCCGCTGATCGTAGCCTACAAGGTTGACGAAGCGCAGCGCTTCCTGCACCTTTTGCGTAATGACCTCTTTCTTAAGCTTCTTGATCCGCAGTCCAAAGGCCACATTCTCAAATACGTTCAGGTGCGGAAACAAGGCATAGTCCTGAAATACCGTATTGACCTGCCGTTCGTTGGCGGGAATGTGGTTGATGATTTTGCCGTTCAAATAAATGGAACCTTCCGTTGGTTCAGCGAACCCGGCGATCAGACGCAGGATTGTCGTCTTTCCGCAGCCCGAGGGTCCCAGCAGTGTATAGAATTTGCCGCGTTCGATCTCGAAGCTGACTCCTTTTAACACGGCTTCTTCATCGTCGTATTGTTTGGTAACCTGGTCAAAAGAAATAATAGTGCCTTCCAGGGTAGTTATGGCTAACGACCTCCCTTACCTTATGTAGTACAACCTATTTTACCCGCTTCTCGCAGGGAACAATCTAAAGTGGCATGCTCAGCGCTGATAAGCGACAATTCCTCCCTTCCTTCGACACACTTCAATATATATAGCATATAGGATTAATGCAATATATGCGATAGCTTACAATGTTAAAATGCAGCGCAGAAACTTAACAAGTTCGTAAAAACTGTACCCGTTATTGTTGTTTTTGAGTGCTATAATGAAAATTGCTGAAAACCTAAAAATGTTCTCTTATTGATGTGAAAGAAGATGACTAACATGAACGAGGGGTTGCAGGACCGCCTTGAAAAATTCGGATTATCTCTATATATGATACGCGTTACGATTGCTGCTTCACTCTCCTGGCTTGCGGTTCACAGCCTGCACGGCGACAGTTATTTATACTTTGCACCGCTTGCCGCAATTCTTATCACCCAAGGAAGCGTCAAGGCTTCGCTGGAAAAAGGGATTTACCGTCTGATGGGCGTTGTGCTCGGTGGAATTGTCAGCCTGCTCGTGGGCCATTTCTTCGACGTGGGGGCACTGTCTATTCTGCTGATGCTGTTGATCGGCATCGGTGTGGCCACCGCATGCCGGATTAACATTCAAGCCGTTTCCCAGGTCGGTGTGACCTCCGTGCTGGCATTGACCTTTTATCAGGACCCTTATATCGTGTGGAGAGTCGCGGAGACCTTAATCGGCGTGCTGATTGCCTTAATAATAAATATGATTATCGTCCCCCCCGGGGGGTTCGTCAAGGTTAAACGCCTGGCACTGGAAGGGACCCTGCTGCTGGCCGATGCCTTGACCGGACTCGCCGCAGAGAGCAGCAGTTCCAAGCAGGCTCCGGAGAGGCTGGTGCGTTCCGGACAACTGCTGGCGAAGAGCGACAAGCAGCAGAAAGAGCTGCACTATACGTTATCCCATTATCAATGCCGCGGCGGATTGCGGTCATTGACACAGGCAACCTCGCATCTGCAGAAGGTTCACCGCTACGTCAAGGAGATCGCCGAGGAGATTTCCCTCCTGCCTGCACATTATGCCGCAGCTGACTGGATGACAGAGGTCGTAACGGCAACCGCAGACTGCATCGCCTTGTATGGAACCAAGACTTTGTCCGATGCCGAATGCACCCGTTCGCTCCCCGAAGCGCTGCGCCGTGCCCGGGATCTGCAGTTCGCCTGGTTCTCCGAGCTGCAGGGTCAATGCTCGCTGACAGCAGTCCGCGATCTCGGAGCCGTCTTCTCCCATCTTAACCGGGTGCTGGAGGAAATTGAACGGGCCGATTATGCAGCCACAGTTATACCGGCACCAGCCTCCGTCCGGTCCGGAAGCGCGCGCGCCGTACATCTTGTTAAAAGAGGGCTCTCCCACAAGCTATAAGCTTGGGAGCGTCCTTTTTTTTGCAGAAACGACCCTGTCCTTTGAGAAAAAGGCAGGGTCGTTTTTGCTTGTAATATCGCTTGGACTCAAAGCCGTCCCTTTTAAAGGGATACCAGAGAGATTTATTATTAATAAGTTGAAAAATTAATACTAAAGTACTAGAATTAAGCTTGTTTGTAGATTTATTTTGGCAACCAATCCAGTATTGAACATTCCCTGTCGATTTGAGTCGATTAAATGACCTCATGCTGAATGTATATCATTGATCTATTTTTTTAAAGGCAAACTTCCCGAAAGGGCAGGACGCAAAGCGATGGGCCTAAGAATGTGAGACTATCCATTCATGGTCGCCAGGCTGCCAATTGAGATGTGACTTGGGTACCGGTAGATTAAGACAATCTATCATAGTCCATGATGCTCTTTTCTGTACAGATGCCATTGATTATACGAAGAAGCGAGGTTAGAGTAATGCCACAGCATATCATCGAGAAATTCAGGCATGTATTTCATACCACAACGCCAATCGGGAACCCCGATCTTCCGGCTCTGCCCTCTGTGCAGGCTAAGCCGCTCCGTGGGGGAGATGAGGATAAGAACGGACGTATTATCGTACAGAACAACCAAATATTCATCACTCCTCCTCTGCCCGGCGGCAAACCCGCTGTCATTTCCTCCGTTCACCCTGTGGTGTTGAATATTAACCGGAAGACGGTGACAGATCCTACGGAAGTAACCCCCACAGACCGTATCACCTGGGAGATTTGCGAGAAGCCGCAGTATCAGATTACCGTATCCGAAGATAAACTGAAGGTCTACTTCACGCTCTACCGTGCAGAAAAGTACGCCTGGAAGCTCGCCAGCTCCCCGGCTGCAGCAGATGTCACGGTCCGGGCGGAACCAAATTGCGGCCTGCTGCTGTCCACCCTTACGGTGGACCAGATTATCGCCGGCTTCAAGAAAAGCTCCATTATGCGCGATCTCAATATTCCAGCTCTTTATGCAGAGCTGAACAACCCTACCTATCTCCCGGTCTGCATCGCTGAGGGTAAAGCCCCTATTCCCGGCAAGAATGCCCGGCTGGAGCTGTTATTTGCTGAGGACAGGGAATATGAATTCATTCGGACTGCCGATCCTGCAGATTTCCCGAACCATCCAAGGGTTCCCTTTGTCCAGGAGGGAGAGGTCATTGCCTGTAAGCTGCCTGCGGAAGAGGGAGTGCCCGGCATCGACGTGTATGGCGGAATTATTCCCTCCCCGCCGCCGCAAGACATTCAGCTGGTCACTAAAGAATGTACAACCCTGCTGGCGGACGGCGGGATCGTCTCCCTCCGCCAGGGAAGGCCCCGCTTAACGGGATGCGGTCTGAACCGCAAGGTTTTTGATTTCCCCCAGACATATCTTGTTCCCGGGGATACGGACCCCGAAGCCGCCAAAATGATGTTCCCGGGTGATGTGGTCGCCACTAATGATATCGGAAACCAAACCATCCTTGAGGCGTTGGGAAATGTATACATATACGGCGATGTTACGCATGCGACAATCACAGCTACAGGCAGCATTTTTGTCCAGGGCAAGGTTGTCAGCAGCCAATTGTACTCCGGTCATTATGGAGCGAGACATAACCGCCTCTGCATGTACTCCGCTCTCTTGATGGAGGAAATGACCAGTCTGAGAAAAGCGTCGCAGCAGTTGGCGAATACCGTCCAATCACGCCAGCAAACCGTAAAATACGGTCTGGTCGTTATGCTGCTGCTGGAAAGCAAATATGACCATCTCCCCGGCCTGATCAGTGATCTCCAGGATGTTATTGCCGGGATGAATCCCGATTATCCTATCGACACCGGGCAATTAAGACATATGCTGGAGGTATTCCTGCACCCGGGGCAGTTCACCGATTTCTTCACGGATGCTGTTCTAAGCACCTTTCTGAGGCTGTTGCAGGATTTGCATGACGCCATATCCGGGATGCAGGAGGAGAATACACAGATCGACATTGCCTCGTCACAGCATAGCATTATTAAATCCGGCGGAGATCTCCATGTTCATAAGGAGGGGATTCTGCACAGCCAGCTGTTCTCTTCCGGCGATGTCCGTTTCGTAATGAACGAAGCGGAGTGCACGGACTCCTCAGTCGAGGCGGCAGGCTCCATCAGCGCACAGACTGTAGGGAAGCAGTCCTCCGAGAAATCGGTGCTTACCGCCGGCAATAATATTACAGTCCGCAAAATC carries:
- a CDS encoding class I SAM-dependent methyltransferase, which translates into the protein MIPAGNSKQNIDRFLGFQDEYDRYRPEAPQLVTELLTNYLGSRPALVADIGCGTGLSTFLWREGAGSVVGIEPNPDMLAKALDKLARQGQQQSLSFVQGYSNQLPFDSGSVDIITCSQSFHWMEPVSTLQEISRCLRQGGVFAAYDCDWPLVLQADIETRYKQLISAADELLDVLQPAAEQAHKWDKEGHLGRIEASGCFSFAREIVFHNTEECDAERYVGLALSQGGIQTVLKLGSSALEQLISDFSAAVEQYFQSRTLPVHISYRMRVGIK
- a CDS encoding ABC transporter substrate-binding protein — its product is MKQLVNAFLAILIVAFGLMFLASRLNSAEGYTGGNTLTIYNWGDYIEPELLKQFEEETGITVIYQTFDSNEAMLTKVEQGGTTFDVVVPSDYAIAKMREEKLLLPLDHSKIPNLANIDPQFMDLSFDPGNLYSVPYFWGTVGIIYNPEMTEGIDFSSWDSLWDSRLNNNIFLVDGAREVMGMALNSLHYSVNDRNEDHLQEALAKLNKLSPNVKAIVGDEVKMLLANEEAAVGIVWSGDASEIMDENDKLDYVVPEEGSNKWFDNMVIPRTAANVEGAHKFIDFMLRPDVAAKNAEYVGYSTPNVPGLALLPEDISGDTRFYPPAEITDRLEVYDNLGKRMLAHYNELFLKFKMNKK
- a CDS encoding ABC transporter permease, with the protein product MRSNKNGISNLYLVLVFAVLYAPIFYLMYYSFNSGGTMHGFEGFTLDYYREVVQDTRLMIIMINTLVIALLSSAIATLIAIIGALAIQRIRSRRAKNTLLSLNNVLIVSPDVIIGASFLILFTIAGIKLGFVSVLLSHVAFSVPIAVLMILPHLQDMSPTLTDAARDLGASRRDVLTKVILPIIKPGIFSGFFMALTYSLDDFAVTFFVTGNGYSTLSVEIYSRARQGVSLSINALSTLIFLFTILLVVGYYFLNRRKQRPAVHIAEPAAEVGVPR
- a CDS encoding ABC transporter permease — protein: MKSKGRSYFLIPYYLWIALFVIAPVLLVVYYSLFDLDGHLTLDNYVNFFTPVYMKMMLNSFWYAILITLFSLLVAYPAAYLLTRTKHKQLWLLLIILPTWINLLLKTYAFIGIFGTFGPVNNVFDLLGIGEQQILFTGFSFVFVSVYIFIPFMILPIFSALDELNLSLVDAARDLGASGWTTFRRVIFPLTISGVRSGCMAVFIPALSLFMITRLIAGNRVITLGTAIEQHFLVTQDWGMGSTVAVFLIVIMALFMILSGSSRKGVRHEK
- a CDS encoding ABC transporter ATP-binding protein: MEGTIISFDQVTKQYDDEEAVLKGVSFEIERGKFYTLLGPSGCGKTTILRLIAGFAEPTEGSIYLNGKIINHIPANERQVNTVFQDYALFPHLNVFENVAFGLRIKKLKKEVITQKVQEALRFVNLVGYDQRAINEMSGGQRQRVAIARAIVNEPQVLLLDEPLSALDLKLRTEMQYILREMQQRLGITFIFVTHDQEEALAMSDWIFVMNGGRIEQSGTPNDIYDEPINRFVADFIGESNIVPGVMIEDYIVEFNGHRFECVDAGLKPNEAVEIVIRPEDLEIAAVEQGKLRVRVDSQLFRGVHYEISCYDGSGHEWLVHSTRKAEVGSEIGLYFDPEAIHVMRFGETEEEFDRRLEAYGEVESHEE
- a CDS encoding FUSC family protein, encoding MNEGLQDRLEKFGLSLYMIRVTIAASLSWLAVHSLHGDSYLYFAPLAAILITQGSVKASLEKGIYRLMGVVLGGIVSLLVGHFFDVGALSILLMLLIGIGVATACRINIQAVSQVGVTSVLALTFYQDPYIVWRVAETLIGVLIALIINMIIVPPGGFVKVKRLALEGTLLLADALTGLAAESSSSKQAPERLVRSGQLLAKSDKQQKELHYTLSHYQCRGGLRSLTQATSHLQKVHRYVKEIAEEISLLPAHYAAADWMTEVVTATADCIALYGTKTLSDAECTRSLPEALRRARDLQFAWFSELQGQCSLTAVRDLGAVFSHLNRVLEEIERADYAATVIPAPASVRSGSARAVHLVKRGLSHKL
- a CDS encoding flagellar assembly protein A, with the protein product MPQHIIEKFRHVFHTTTPIGNPDLPALPSVQAKPLRGGDEDKNGRIIVQNNQIFITPPLPGGKPAVISSVHPVVLNINRKTVTDPTEVTPTDRITWEICEKPQYQITVSEDKLKVYFTLYRAEKYAWKLASSPAAADVTVRAEPNCGLLLSTLTVDQIIAGFKKSSIMRDLNIPALYAELNNPTYLPVCIAEGKAPIPGKNARLELLFAEDREYEFIRTADPADFPNHPRVPFVQEGEVIACKLPAEEGVPGIDVYGGIIPSPPPQDIQLVTKECTTLLADGGIVSLRQGRPRLTGCGLNRKVFDFPQTYLVPGDTDPEAAKMMFPGDVVATNDIGNQTILEALGNVYIYGDVTHATITATGSIFVQGKVVSSQLYSGHYGARHNRLCMYSALLMEEMTSLRKASQQLANTVQSRQQTVKYGLVVMLLLESKYDHLPGLISDLQDVIAGMNPDYPIDTGQLRHMLEVFLHPGQFTDFFTDAVLSTFLRLLQDLHDAISGMQEENTQIDIASSQHSIIKSGGDLHVHKEGILHSQLFSSGDVRFVMNEAECTDSSVEAAGSISAQTVGKQSSEKSVLTAGNNITVRKICNSEVTIGEYTAKIDGTDEELVFTAQSLRLRNQAH